The window GTCTAAATCACAGTTCCAGGTAAAAAAAATACTTGCAATTAATCTTAATTTAAGGTATAATATAAAAATATGTAAGCGTTCAGCATTCAGTTTTTGAAAGATGGCTAAATGCTGACAACTGATGGCTGACCGCTGAACGCTTACCTTTCAGGGGGTTAATAATGATGTTAAAAAATATCATAAGATTAGTTATTGCTATTTATTTAGGTGGGGATTTTTATACTTATGCGGCGGATAAGTTAGAATTAGATGAGTTAACTATAACTTTACCAACGACAACTGTTTCAAGCACATCCTCTCTTCCTTCTACTTCATCTACTCTGTCTTTTGAGGACATTTTTAATCAAACTTCAGAAGGTATCTTGACGCCAGCTCTTAAAGAGATAGTCCCGCCTACTTCTATTAAAGATTTAACGGTTGTCCATAAAAGACAGGATTCTATTTCCTTAACCTGGACTACTCCAGGAGGAAGTGTGACGACCTATGATATTCGCTATTCCCTTGTTCCAATTACAGATGAGAATTGGGATGATACTATCCAGGTAGAAAAAGAGCCAAAACCAGGGAGTTCAGGAACCCTTGAGCGATGGACGATAGGAAATTTATCTCCTCAAACTACCTACTACTTTGCGATTAAAACCTCAGATGAAACATCAAATTGGTCTCCATTATCCAAAATAGCAAACTGCACAACCTTTAAATTAGAAGATACGGATATTCCTCAGACAATAAAATTTATAGTTGGCTGTGAATATGCGATGGGAGATATTAGGGTCAGACCGGGGGAGATATTAGGGTCAGACCGTGAATGTGGAATGCACAATAATTCGGTGAGGCAGAGGAAAAGGAAAAGACAGCGAATCAGAGCTTTTGTCTAACCCTGCGTTGCAGTTGACGGCGGGGGACTGTGCCGTGGTCAGAGTTTTGTGGTCTCTCAAAGTTTTATCTTGCTATCAAACTTTTGTGGTAATCCTCCCCGCCGCACCTGAACTTTATCGTTAGGCAATCCATTTGTTTCCTATATATAAAGAAAATAAACTTTTGAGGGATTTTTAATGGTAAAAAGGATAATAATAAGTATAATAATAATTATAGTAATAGGCTGTGGTAGGACTCAAGAGATAAAGACTAAAGAACTTATTAAAAAGTTCAATGGAATGAGTTTTCAATTGAGTATTCCACAGAGGACTTATTATAGGGATATTAAAGATAAACCCTCAATAGAGTTTAATCTTGACATCGTCAGTGACAATATCGCCATTAGACTATTTGAAGGAGAAGATACAAATGGTCGATTAATTACTGATGCAGTCGTTATTC is drawn from bacterium and contains these coding sequences:
- a CDS encoding fibronectin type III domain-containing protein, yielding MMLKNIIRLVIAIYLGGDFYTYAADKLELDELTITLPTTTVSSTSSLPSTSSTLSFEDIFNQTSEGILTPALKEIVPPTSIKDLTVVHKRQDSISLTWTTPGGSVTTYDIRYSLVPITDENWDDTIQVEKEPKPGSSGTLERWTIGNLSPQTTYYFAIKTSDETSNWSPLSKIANCTTFKLEDTDIPQTIKFIVGCEYAMGDIRVRPGEILGSDRECGMHNNSVRQRKRKRQRIRAFV